A genome region from Ursus arctos isolate Adak ecotype North America unplaced genomic scaffold, UrsArc2.0 scaffold_18, whole genome shotgun sequence includes the following:
- the LOC125283247 gene encoding interferon alpha-1/2-like: MALPFSFLVALVVLSGNSLCSLGCDLPQNHGLFAWRALTLLGQMKRMSASSCDGYTRDFAFPKEVVDGKQLQKAQAFSVVYVMNQKIFHVFCTEASSAAWNTTLLEEFCSGLSEQLSVLEACPMQAAGLGETPGMNVDSILRNYFQRISLYLQAKQYSPCAWETVRAEITSSLFSSTILQEGLRRKK, encoded by the coding sequence atggccctgcccttctccttcttgGTGGCCCTGGTGGTGCTCAGCGGcaactccctctgctctctgggctGTGACCTGCCTCAGAACCATGGCCTGTTTGCCTGGAGGGCCTTGACGCTCCTGGGACAAATGAAGAGAATGTCTGCTAGCTCTTGTGACGGGTACACACGTGACTTTGCCTTCCCCAAGGAGGTGGTTGATGGTAAGCAGTTGCAGAAGGCTCAAGCCTTCTCGGTCGTTTATGTGATGAACCAGAAGATCTTCCACGTCTTCTGCACAGAGGCCTCATCTGCTGCTTGGAACACGACCCTCCTAGAGGAATTCTGCTCGGGACTTTCTGAGCAGCTGAGCGTCCTGGAAGCCTGTCCCATGCAGGCGGCGGGATTGGGAGAGACTCCCGGCATGAATGTGGACTCCATCCTGAGGAACTACTTCCAAAGAATCTCCCTCTACCTGCAAGCGAAGCAATACAGCCCTTGTGCCTGGGAGACTGTCAGAGCAGAAATCACGAGCTCCTTGTTTTCTTCAACGATCTTGCAAGAAGGACTAAGGCGCAAGAAATGA